The following are from one region of the Lodderomyces elongisporus chromosome 7, complete sequence genome:
- the GIR2 gene encoding Protein gir2 (BUSCO:EOG09265K60), with amino-acid sequence MDPAEEQAQEIEILQSIYPDELEFLNDSQTQFQIQLNLDVPSERRHGLILVVKYPASYPEVIPDLRVEIVEQEDDEDDGQNSDEDDDEDDEERKATKLALHMAETIEFERDDLSKLLSKLNEEAELMLGMPSIFTLATVLKEEAEKLFESKLDAAEKEFEKRRNEREKVEQQKFQGTKVTPENWLEWRNKFRAEMQVDKKDELRKQEMHNGRMTGKEIFEKGLAKEDEGDTETNGDDQDKLAEGVSKVTV; translated from the coding sequence ATGGATCCAGCAGAAGAACAAGCACAAGAGATTGAGATCTTACAATCCATTTACCCCGATGAGCTTGAGTTTCTTAATGATTCGCAAACACAATTTCAAATACAGTTAAACCTAGATGTGCCTAGTGAAAGGCGGCACGGATTAATTTTAGTTGTAAAGTACCCAGCCAGCTACCCAGAAGTCATACCCGACCTTCGAGTGGAAATAGTAGAGCAAGAAGATGACGAGGATGATGGACAAAATTCCGACGAagacgatgatgaagatgacgaagaaCGCAAAGCTACTAAATTGGCCTTGCACATGGCCGAGACAATCGAGTTTGAGCGCGACGACTTGTCGAAGCTCTTGAGTAAACTTAACGAAGAAGCTGAACTTATGCTTGGTATGCCATCGATATTCACATTAGCCACAGTATTGAaggaagaagcagaaaagCTTTTTGAAAGTAAACTAGATGCTGCCGAGAAGGAGTTTGAAAAGAGGCGAAACGAAAGAGAGAAGGTAGAGCAACAGAAATTCCAGGGTACAAAAGTGACTCCCGAGAATTGGCTCGAGTGGAGAAACAAGTTTAGAGCGGAAATGCAAGTTGACAAGAAAGATGAATTGAGAAAACAGGAGATGCACAATGGTAGAATGACTGGAAAGGAGATTTTTGAGAAAGGTTTGGctaaagaagatgaagggGATACTGAAACTAATGGCGATGACCAGGACAAATTGGCTGAAGGCGTGAGCAAAGTGACTGTATAA
- the NBP2 gene encoding HOG (high osmolarity glycerol) pathway protein: protein MRFKLPPNTQVKDFGYPESHPLHSGTGESLRFSYQSTSISDSSDESLASSSSSSSSPSSSSLNASSQGLPSGGDTRRREGDETFNHYYNEDDSYQFINDEINCKARAIFDFKPENDNEIELVEGQIIWISYRHGQGWLVAEDPITKEHGLVPEEYVEVFEFAENEDRDVAKPFLPEIFRRREEIYGTEAAGEIDDDEWVDTDGSDGEFYSETEPEPEPKPKPEPTTVATTTETETEPIQADGITKETNELKNVSVDTGSTNKKVSDIKDRLADGIKNMQI, encoded by the coding sequence ATGAGGTTCAAGCTACCACCAAATACACAAGTTAAGGATTTTGGGTACCCAGAGTCCCACCCACTACATCTGGGGACAGGCGAATCTCTAAGGTTTTCGTATCAATCTACTTCAATTTCGGACTCGTCAGATGAATCTTTagcatcttcatcttcatcatcatcttcaccatcatcatcatcattgaaCGCATCTTCTCAAGGTTTGCCTCTGGGCGGAGATACGCGACGAAGGGAAGGGGACGAAACATTTAACCATTATTACAATGAAGATGATCTGTACCAATTTATAAATGACGAAATCAATTGCAAAGCTCGAGCCATATTTGACTTTAAACCGGAAAACGATAACGAGATAGAGTTGGTTGAGGGACAAATTATTTGGATAAGCTACCGACACGGGCAAGGCTGGCTAGTAGCCGAGGACCCAATTACCAAAGAGCACGGTCTCGTGCCTGAAGAGTATGTCGAAGTGTTTGAATTTGCGGAAAATGAAGACCGAGATGTAGCGAAACCATTCCTACCTGAAATATTTCGACGCCGAGAAGAGATTTATGGAACTGAAGCGGCGGGGGAAatagatgatgatgaatggGTTGACACAGACGGAAGTGATGGCGAGTTTTACTCGGAAACTgaaccagaaccagaaccaaaaccaaaaccagaaccaacaacagtagcaacaacaacagaaacagaaacagaaccAATACAAGCAGATGGTATaacaaaagagacaaatgaattgaaaaatgtaAGCGTAGATACAGGGAGTACAAACAAGAAGGTGTCAGATATAAAGGACCGACTAGCGGATGGTATCAAAAATATGCAAATATGA